In Altererythrobacter aquiaggeris, the genomic stretch GGCACCGCCCGCACCAAACTGACCAAGCGAATTTCTAATGCCAGCGAACATTCTCGTCGCCGGTGCCACGGGCAGAACCGGTCTGCTGTCGACGCAGAATCTGCTGGATCACGGCCACACTGTAACCGCGAGGCTGCGGAAATAAGATAGCGCCGGACATTGTAGCCACGGCGGACTGGCAGCATTTTGTCCGTTTCGGGATGACAGCAGACTGTCTGCCAGGAACCCGGTTACCTACGTTTGCACCTCAAGCGCGCTTGCAGAGCGGAGTATTTGGCTATCTAAGTTGTTCTGCCAACAAGCACATTTCAACCGAAAGGACGTTTTTTTGCAGGGCATGGCACGGACGTGACGAATGACCGGTTTCGACAAAACCGAGTTTGCGAAGCACCCGGCCCGATGCCGGGTTGCTGGCAAAATAGCCCGATTTGATAAACGGCAACCGCAATTGTTCAAAACCAAAAGACGCTATAGCCCTTGCAGCTTCGGTCGCCAGTCCTTGTCCCCAATGTGTTTTTGATAGCCAATACCCCAGCTCGGCAGTTTCTACCCCGTCATCGGGAGTTAGCCCTACCGCGCCGATCATTGTGTCGGAACCGATCTTCGTTATTGCCCAAGTCCATTCATTTGGCACAACGTGCTCAAGGAAAAACAGCGCGTCCGACCGATGGTAGGGATGCGGCACACGGCTCAGACAGCGAGCCACCTCCCAATCGCCCACAGCACCAATAATCGCATCGGCGTCACGTTCGGTAGGTGGGCGCAGACGAAGGTGATCTGTAGCGAGCGGCGGACGCTCCTCAAGTCTTTTGCGGTCGATCATTTCGATGAGCTAATGCACAGAGTCTGGATCTGCAACGCATACTCAACCTGGATGGGAAACGGTCAACAACGAACTGGCAGCCTACCACCCGGCAACGGATGTAACGAGATAGCTTTGCGTGACGCCACCAGTGCAAGTTCACTGTTTGTAAACCCGCGAAAAACATATGGTGGTGGCTGGAGAGTAACGATGCGCTGTTTTATTGCCTGCTTGATGCTGGTTTCTGCTGCCCCGGTCGTGGCTGAGGCTGACGATATTCTCAATTGGCAGCGTGCCCGGGAGAACTACGTGGCGCTCGTCGATGGTCGCAAGCAATTTTATCAACTTACGCCGATAGAGCAGTTGGAACTGCGGGAGCTTCACCGTAGATTGGGGGAAGAGGCCATCGAAACTCGTTCAAAGCGAGAGCGCTGCGAGGACGAGCAGATCGCGCAGTTGCGGTCGAAGCGGATGAGTTACCTCGATCGGCGGCATATCGACATGGTTTGCAGAGACGAACCGGAATGAGCTGTCACGCATTTGGCATGACAGGGAGGACGGAGACAACTTTGCGTCAGCTATGCCTACCTGGCATTCACCGAAGCGTGCGAACGTAATGGTTCTACGCCATGCGCCCGCTGCTGGTGCTGTACATGGCGCAGTCGCTGTTTTTTCCCGGGCAGGTTGAAAACATCGTGGGCGTGGCGGCAAATCGCAGCGCGGTGGAGGCACTGTCTGAGCCGCTTTCGGCGCAGGCTTTGGCCGGTCAAACCTTCGGGCTTTACGCCGGTCTGGTCTAATTCGCCCCGCTGACCGGCGGGTGGATGGCTGACCGCTGGCTTGGTATAAAAGAACCTTCATGATTAGCGGGGCATCGACCACAATCGGTGTCGCCATCATCGCTCTCGGATCATCGGCGGCATGGGGCGGCATGGGGCGGCATGGGGCGGCAAAGTCAGGGTTGCTTTTCCGGTCCTTGTATTTGTGATCACCGGAAGCGGGCTTGCCTGGTACCGGCCAATCAGGCTCGCGCTGGTATCGCGCTATTCACCGCCCAAAATTGCCGCGCGGAAGCCTAACCCATTGCGCGCCCGTCGTTTGCCATAGCATGATTACTGCCCGAAAGGATCATTGAAATGAAACCGAACCGCAAACTCGTTCTGGTCTCCTGTGTCGGCATTGCGCTGGCACTCTCGTCACCTGCTGCGGCGCAGGCACCCGACCCGATCACCAATGCGGCACAATTGGAAGCAGCCATTGCCGAAAGCCACCGCGCGCTCGAGGCTATTCTCAATGGTGACCCGGGCAAGTATCTCGCGCTGTTTGCAGACCGTGAAGACATAACGCTGGGCAATCCGTTCGGACCGTTCGGCCAAGGCCGCGCTGCAGTGGGGGCAACGCTGGCCAACGCAGCGAACAAATACCAGCGAGGCACGGCGCGGGTCGAGCGTGTGGCGCTGTATGGCGACGAGCATCTCGTCTGCCTGGCCGAGATCGAACATGATCGCGCGCAGTTGACGGGAAGCGACGAGTTTGCTGAATTCAGTGTGCGCGTGACCAGCATCCACGAGCGCATCGGTGATGAGTGGAAGCTGGTCCACCGTCATGCCGATCCGATTACAGCCCCGCGTACTGCACAATCGGTGATCGGGAAGTAGCTGCGCGCCGACCGGCAGTTCGCACGCGCCGATCCAACACTTTGAAGCCGAACTATACTTTCGGGCATTACGTCAATCAAACTTCAGGTTCGATAGTCTTTCGGTTTCAAATGATGGCGGGTCAATTTATCATAAAGCGTTTTGGTAGGAACCGATAAGATCTTCTCCGCTTGCGCAATATTTCCGTTCGACTGCTTCAGCGCTGCTTCGATAATTGACCTTTCAAAGCCCTCGACCTGATCCCGCAGACCCTGCGCGGTACCTCTGCTTGCCCTGCTGTTCGGGGATATGCGCGATCCGATCACCAGACTTTTAACATACGTATCCAACTCCCTGAGATTGCCTGGCCAATCATAGGTCCGGATATGATGCAGCACACCGGTTTCGGTTTCCTCGTATTCGACGCCGAATTCATGCTCGTGGCGCGCCAGAAAAAGGCTGAAGAATTCCGCGACATCGTCATCGCGTTCGCTGATCGACGGTAGCGTCAGCCGGACAGGATTGCCGCGATGCAGAATGCAGTCGCGATCAAATGTCACTCCTTGGGGCAGGACCTGGATGATCCGGATATCCACGTTCCGCGACCGCTCTGCGCCAAGCGGGCGAAGCGTACGCAGTTCGACCAGCGATTTCAGGCGTTCACGCGTCGCCCCGCTCACGCTTTCGATTTCGTCGAGTACCAATGTGCCCCCCCGGGCGCGTTCGATCAGCCCGGTGTGCGACAGACCTGTGTGCGACAGGCCGCCCGCCTGGTCCCGCCCAAACAGCAAAACCTCCGCATCGGGGTGCAGCACCGTGCCCGCATCGACCACGACGATCGGCCGCGAGGAGCGCGGGCCGACCTGATGCATCAGGCGCGCGGCAAAACTCTTGCCGGTTCCGCCCTCGCCTTCGATCACCACGTCCACATCGGCCTTTGCCAACAGTGCGAGCTGGCTGCGCAGACGTTGGCTGGCGGCCGAATGACCAGGGATGGCATTCGACCGTTCCAAGCGGCCGCGCAGCACCCGGTTCTCCAACACGAGTGTCCGGTTGGCGGACGCTTTCACAATTGAATCGAACAGCCGTTCGGAACCGAAAGGCTTGGCGAGGAAATCGAAAGCGCCGACCCGCATGGCGTCCACTGCAAGGTCGATGTCGCCGTGACCGGTGACCAGGATGACGGGGATAGCATCGTCGATCGATCGCAGACGCTCGAAGAAAGCGATGCCGTCCATTCCCGGCATCCGGATATCGGTGATGACTACCCCGGCAAAATCGCGGTCGATCGCTGCCAGTGCTGTATCGGCGCGGTCGAAATGCGTGACGATGGCGCCTTCCAGTTGCAGCGCCTGGACCGTCGCTTCGGCGAGTGCCCTGTCGTCCTCCACCAGCAGCACGGTGATCGCGTCTAGGGCATTCATGCCAGCGGTACCTCCATTACAAACCGTGCCCCGCCTTCGACTGGTTCGGCACGAAGTTCGCCGCCAAGCACGCGCATAATCTCTTTCGATATAACCAGTCCCAGACCAAGACCATCCTCTTTTGTTGTCACGAAAGGTTTGAACAAACGGTCCCTCACCCCGTCACTGAGCCCCGGACCATTGTCGATGACCGCGATGCGGCAGGTTGCGGGCATCAAAGCGATCGCTATTTCGATGCGGCCCCCGGCCCCCGACGCATCAATTGCGTTCTGCAGCAGATTCACGAGGACTTGTTCAAGCCGGACATGCTCACCCAGAACCTGGATCGCGCGCGCTGCAGGATCGGGAAGGATAATGTCGATGCCGAGCCGCGCAATCCGGTCGTTCAACAGCAGCAGCGCGCCGTCGATGACTTGACCGATCGGCATGGCGCGCGGTGCCCGTGTGCCGCGGCGGCTGAACCGGAGAAGCTCGCCGCTAATTGTGCCGATCCGATCTGCCAACTGCGCGATTTGTTCGAAATTAGCCGTCGCGCGTCCATAATTTTCGGTATCGATCAACTTCACACCATTGTCGGCGAATATGCGGATAGCGGCGACCGGCTGACGGATTTCATGGCTGATCCCGGCGCCGATCTGACCCAGTACCGCCAACCGGTTTGCTTGCGAGAGTTGTTCCCGCAACAGACCGGTGCGGCGATCTGTGTCCTTTTCGCGCGCGGCAAGCCGGCGGCGCTGCGATACGAACGCCGCCCCGCCAATCATCGCGAGCAAAGCGGTTGCCAGACCGACCGCCAGCCTACCCCCAGCCACCGAAGCGGCAATCCGGCCTGAAGGGTCGTCGAGCAAATGAAGAGTCCAGCCCTCCGGCGCAACGGCGTACGGGCCCCGGTCGAGGGGGATTGCAACATCGCGCAAGATGTTGCCATCAAGGTTTAGCGGACGAAACTCCGCCACTCCGAACTGGCGCAGATTCTCTTCCCGATCCAGCGAAACAAGTGCTTGCGTAGCGCGAAACCGCCAATCGGGGTTGCTGGCAATCAGTGCAATACCATCCGCGTCCGTGACATAAATCGCCTTGCCGGAATCACGCCAGCCGGCTTCGATTTGGCCGAACTCCACTTTCAATGCGAGCACACCTTGCGGATTTCGCGGCGAGCCGATCCTGCGGGCGATGTAAAGGCCGGGGCGTCTGCTGACTGTGCCCAGCGCAAACTGGGTGGCATCCCCGTCGGTCAGCGCCTTGCGAAAATAAGGGCGGAAGCCGTAATTGGAGCCGACGAAATTGTCGGGCCGCCTGTAGTTGCTGGATGACAGCGTCTGGCCTTGCGCATTCATCAGATAGATGACGGCGGCGCCGGTTTGCTGCGATAGCGTCTCCAGCCTTCGGTCAAGCGCTGGCGTTTTCGATCGATCGCCGCGCAAAAGCGCAATAACATCGGGGTCTTCGGCCAATACCGGCGGCACAAGCTGGAATTTTTCCAGCTCGCTTTCCAGCCCGGCTGCAAGAATGCGCGCATCGCCAAACGCATCACTGCGCGCCTTATCCACGGCAGAACTGCGCATGATACGATCCACCGTCAGTACCGCGAGCAAACTGAAAAGCACCAGTGTCACAAATGCGATGGCCCAACCGTTGACGTGTTGAGTTTTCAAAATCCTTCCCACCCCCGCAAGTTGTGCGGAAATCCGCAAAAACGCCAACTGATTTCTGCGAAATGTCGGAAAGCCGAGCCTATCGTTAAATCACGCTAATTGTTTTCATTAGTTATTTAGCGTTCGAAATTTTTTCTCGTGTAGGCTTCTTTTGCGTCATATCATCGCATCAGCCGTCTAACAGGTCGGTCTTGGGAGAGGGATTAATGGCAATATCGCCCACCAGCGATGCGGCGGTCGCAGCGGTACCCGCGCGCGAGCCACTTTATCGCAAACTTTACTTCCAGGTTGTCGTCGCAATCATCATCGGGGCGCTGCTCGGGCATTTGTATCCTGAATTCGGTAGTTCGCTGAAACCGCTCGGTGACGGGTTCATTGCGTTGGTCAAAATGATCATCGCGCCGGTGATCTTCGTGACCGTTGCGACAGGTATCGCCGGGATGAAGGACATGTCCGCTGTCGGCAGCGTGGCGGGCAAGGCAATGGTGTATTTCCTGTTTTTTTCCACTCTGGCGCTGATCATCGGGCTGATCGTAGCCAATGTCGTCCAACCAGGTGCGGGGCTGAACATCGATCCCGCGACGCTGGATACCACAGCGGTTGAAGCGTACGCGGACACTGCGCAAGAACAGACCATAACGGCATTTCTGCTGGCGATAATTCCGACAACTTTCTTCAGCGCCACGACAAGCGGGTCCATCCTGCAAGTTCTGCTTGTCGCGATCTTGTCCGGGATCGCAATTGCCGCGACCCGGCCCAAAAGCGATCTCGTGTTCGATGTACTCGTGTCATTTGGCGAAGTGATCTTCAAACTTGTCCATATGCTGATGAAATTCGCACCGATCGGGGCGTTCGGGGCGATTGCCTTTACCATTGCGGAATTCGGTATCGGCTCGCTGGCAAATCTCGCGGCACTGATCGCCACTTTCTACGTCACCTCGCTGTTGTTCGTCATCGTGGTGCTTGGCTCCGTAGCCTGGTTTGGCGGCTTTTCGATCTTTGCACTTATCAAATATCTGCGCGAGGAATTGCTTCTGGTTCTGGGCACTTCATCGTCCGAAGCCGCGCTGCCCAGCTTGATGGAAAAGATGGAGATCGCCGGGTGCCGCAAATCGGTGGTCGGGCTGGTCGTGCCGACCGGCTATTCATTCAATCTGGATGGGACCAATATCTATATGACGCTGGCGGCGCTATTCATCGCGCAAGCCATGGGCATCGATCTGTCTTTTAGCGAACAGATTGCGCTCGTGCTTGTGGCAATGATCAGTTCCAAGGGCGCGGCGGGCGTGACGGGCGCCGGGTTTGTCATCCTTGCTGCAACGCTATCGGTTGTTCCCTCGGTCCCGGTCGCAGGTATGGCGCTGATTCTGGGAATCGACCGGTTCATGAGCGAATGCCGTGCCTTGACGAACTTCATCGGCAATGCGGTTGCGACCGTTATCGTCGCCAAATGGGAAAACGCCCTCGACAAGGATCGCTTGGCGGCGGCGCTTGGCGGCAAACCGATGCCGCTTCCCGAGGAAGACATCGAGCGTCACGAACGCTCGGGCCCGCACAGCCATGCCATGATTGCAGCAGCCAATATGGCAGACAGCCGGTGATCGGCCGCAGAACACTCCTCGGCGGGGGTCTGGCGCTCACCGCGGTTGCACAAACGCGCTTCACTTCATCCGCTTTAGGACACGAGCCGGAAGACATAATGCTGTGGCCGGGCCCCCCGCCCGGAAAGGGCGGTGCCAGCGGGGCGGAGAAGATCGGCACCGAAGGCGCGGGCTACGGTGCAATCTCCAACATTTCGATTCCGCGGCTACGCGTGTATCGGCCCAATATTGCCAACGGACGCGCGGTGATCGTCGCCGGCGGTGGGGGGTATTTCCGGATCCAGACATGGAAAGAAAGCACGCCCGCCGCCGAATGGCTGCGCAATCGCGGCTATACCGTGTTCGAATTGATCTACCGCCTCCCCAACGACGGGTGGGAAGCCAGCGCACCGTTCGCAGATGCGCAGCGGGCCATGAAGATCGTGCGGACGCGGGCAGCGGACTTCGGTGTGCGCCCCGACGCGATCGGCATCATGGGTTTTTCCGCTGGAGGCCATCTGACAGGGTTCACTGCCTTGCAGCCTGCCCGCGATCTTTAT encodes the following:
- a CDS encoding sensor histidine kinase, whose product is MKTQHVNGWAIAFVTLVLFSLLAVLTVDRIMRSSAVDKARSDAFGDARILAAGLESELEKFQLVPPVLAEDPDVIALLRGDRSKTPALDRRLETLSQQTGAAVIYLMNAQGQTLSSSNYRRPDNFVGSNYGFRPYFRKALTDGDATQFALGTVSRRPGLYIARRIGSPRNPQGVLALKVEFGQIEAGWRDSGKAIYVTDADGIALIASNPDWRFRATQALVSLDREENLRQFGVAEFRPLNLDGNILRDVAIPLDRGPYAVAPEGWTLHLLDDPSGRIAASVAGGRLAVGLATALLAMIGGAAFVSQRRRLAAREKDTDRRTGLLREQLSQANRLAVLGQIGAGISHEIRQPVAAIRIFADNGVKLIDTENYGRATANFEQIAQLADRIGTISGELLRFSRRGTRAPRAMPIGQVIDGALLLLNDRIARLGIDIILPDPAARAIQVLGEHVRLEQVLVNLLQNAIDASGAGGRIEIAIALMPATCRIAVIDNGPGLSDGVRDRLFKPFVTTKEDGLGLGLVISKEIMRVLGGELRAEPVEGGARFVMEVPLA
- a CDS encoding alpha/beta hydrolase, which encodes MIGRRTLLGGGLALTAVAQTRFTSSALGHEPEDIMLWPGPPPGKGGASGAEKIGTEGAGYGAISNISIPRLRVYRPNIANGRAVIVAGGGGYFRIQTWKESTPAAEWLRNRGYTVFELIYRLPNDGWEASAPFADAQRAMKIVRTRAADFGVRPDAIGIMGFSAGGHLTGFTALQPARDLYAGNDQFEAASARPDFTVLLFPVVSLRKPYDTTRTRREIVGKTPSRAAEDAWSLDTYARKDAPPTIIFSAADDTITPPGHGIGLFQALVAQGASAELHIFEKGGHGWGLGAPTQLINQWPDIFEAWINRRSDSKTDKGE
- a CDS encoding sigma-54 dependent transcriptional regulator; translated protein: MNALDAITVLLVEDDRALAEATVQALQLEGAIVTHFDRADTALAAIDRDFAGVVITDIRMPGMDGIAFFERLRSIDDAIPVILVTGHGDIDLAVDAMRVGAFDFLAKPFGSERLFDSIVKASANRTLVLENRVLRGRLERSNAIPGHSAASQRLRSQLALLAKADVDVVIEGEGGTGKSFAARLMHQVGPRSSRPIVVVDAGTVLHPDAEVLLFGRDQAGGLSHTGLSHTGLIERARGGTLVLDEIESVSGATRERLKSLVELRTLRPLGAERSRNVDIRIIQVLPQGVTFDRDCILHRGNPVRLTLPSISERDDDVAEFFSLFLARHEHEFGVEYEETETGVLHHIRTYDWPGNLRELDTYVKSLVIGSRISPNSRASRGTAQGLRDQVEGFERSIIEAALKQSNGNIAQAEKILSVPTKTLYDKLTRHHLKPKDYRT
- a CDS encoding dicarboxylate/amino acid:cation symporter, which produces MAISPTSDAAVAAVPAREPLYRKLYFQVVVAIIIGALLGHLYPEFGSSLKPLGDGFIALVKMIIAPVIFVTVATGIAGMKDMSAVGSVAGKAMVYFLFFSTLALIIGLIVANVVQPGAGLNIDPATLDTTAVEAYADTAQEQTITAFLLAIIPTTFFSATTSGSILQVLLVAILSGIAIAATRPKSDLVFDVLVSFGEVIFKLVHMLMKFAPIGAFGAIAFTIAEFGIGSLANLAALIATFYVTSLLFVIVVLGSVAWFGGFSIFALIKYLREELLLVLGTSSSEAALPSLMEKMEIAGCRKSVVGLVVPTGYSFNLDGTNIYMTLAALFIAQAMGIDLSFSEQIALVLVAMISSKGAAGVTGAGFVILAATLSVVPSVPVAGMALILGIDRFMSECRALTNFIGNAVATVIVAKWENALDKDRLAAALGGKPMPLPEEDIERHERSGPHSHAMIAAANMADSR
- a CDS encoding nuclear transport factor 2 family protein — encoded protein: MKPNRKLVLVSCVGIALALSSPAAAQAPDPITNAAQLEAAIAESHRALEAILNGDPGKYLALFADREDITLGNPFGPFGQGRAAVGATLANAANKYQRGTARVERVALYGDEHLVCLAEIEHDRAQLTGSDEFAEFSVRVTSIHERIGDEWKLVHRHADPITAPRTAQSVIGK
- a CDS encoding GNAT family N-acetyltransferase, which gives rise to MIDRKRLEERPPLATDHLRLRPPTERDADAIIGAVGDWEVARCLSRVPHPYHRSDALFFLEHVVPNEWTWAITKIGSDTMIGAVGLTPDDGVETAELGYWLSKTHWGQGLATEAARAIASFGFEQLRLPFIKSGYFASNPASGRVLRKLGFVETGHSSRPCHALQKNVLSVEMCLLAEQLR